The genomic stretch tttaaatccACCATCAAGAAATAACcctttttaacattttcagtGACTGCCCTCTCAGACATTTCTCTTTGCATCTAAATGCAATTTTGTAATTGTAAATGGACAAGAAACTCTACAAGCTATTCAAAACCATGTTTTCAAGCTGATAAAAGTGATGACTAATTTTAGGCCAAGGAAGTTGAAAAGGGGACAGAGAATCTAAGAAGCTTTAAATAATTCTTCTTCCCATAAGGAGCGTTCCAAAGCTGTCAGGAGTCTATACTGAAGTTCACGCTCCCCAGCATCACTGTTCCCAGCACCAGGTCCCAGAGGTCCGGTCTGACAGGAGGGCCCACAACTACAGCCCCATGGGGCCCGGGGAATTCTGACGCTTCCGCTATCCGTCTCAGCTCCCTCCTCCTTAAACTTGTAAAACCTGCAGATGGTCTGACAAACAACTGGTCCCATGAACAGACTTTGCAAATTCTTCCACTTACGTCTGCACCAGGTCTACATCAGCCAACAAACATGGCCCTTAAACAGTTACTGTTcctggggagttactgtttaatggacACAGGATTTCAGTTTGAGATGAGGCTgtttggagatggatggtggtgatggttgcaaaacaATGTGATGTTAATGCCACTGACTTGTGTgcttaaaaaatggttaagatggtaaacttttacagtatgtatattttactacaatttttaaagCTACTGTTAAAGAAATACTTTAAGAAAAGGATGGAACGGGCTCTTCTGCCCACATTCAGACCCTACCGTAACTCGGAAACGTGTTCACTATTCATCTCAGTGGTACAGACACAAGTGTGATGTTTCATTTCTGGTGCTTTttcatatttgaaatatttcatgactttaaaaagttaaaatccaCATATTTACTTGAAAATAACTTCTCATATTATCACCCAATTGACTGGGAAAACTACAAGCCCAGTACAGGAAGGACATGGTTTTCCCCTCTCCCGGAACCTGTAATCTTAAAGAATGAATCCCAGTTTAGTCTTCTGCTGTCACACCGCCAGCCCAAGGTCACAGTAACCGGCCGGCCTCGTGGACCGGCGCCTCCCCAAGCCCCCGCTCAGGGCGGCACTGCCCAGTGGGCACCTCCCAAGTACCCGCTGAGGACAACCCGGAAAAGTAGTGAGAGCCCAGGACAAGAGTGTACAGACTACCCTAGCCTTCCCAAACACTCGACAGTGTCCCCTACGTTTCAAACTGATGTTCCTGAGTCaccaaggaggaggagaagacacAGGGAGGGCAGAGAAGAAAGGGGTCTCTTAGTCAGGAGACCACACCTCTCTCCTGCTGGTATTCTGTAACATAAAAGAGCATTCCTACTTATTACTTTGATAAATCAACAAAGTTTAAGATTTAAAATGATAGAAAACCCACATTCCAATTAGAATGTGACGTCAACAGAATCTACTCAAGACCAACTGATCCACTTCCAGCTCCTGCACGAGACACAGGCTGGAAGGGGAAATGGATGTGACCAGAAAGCGCGGTCAGCACTCCTCCCCGGACCAGACGTGTCTGGCCCCAGTTTACAGGTCACCATCCCAGGGAACTTGCTACCCACCACCTGTGTGTCTcttggaagtaaaaaaaaaaaaataatcgaGTGATGCTGGCCGATTAAATGTGCAAACTGAGCCAGCAGGGCACAGTCTTAGCAATATAATCAAAAGCCAGTTTTTCCTTGGAAAAGAACCTCTGCAGAGACCCCTGTTACACACAGTTGCTCTTCTTCCATTTTACAGCTTTATGAGAAACTTCTTGCAGGCCAAAAGCAAAAGCGAATCTGCCTTGCTGCACCTGTCAGAATCATCTGTGGACGTCAGTCTGACCTTGCCGAGACACAGTATCCCACGgacactttgaaaaaaaaatcccaattatAATGTTCATGAGACTGTATGCTCAACACAAACTtccctgcattttctttttttccccctttttttctacTTACATATTTTCAGGCAAGTCCAAAGAGGCTCCCCGACTCACCACTGACAGATTTCATTAGGAGATGCCCTAATAAAGCACTGATGATTAAGGTAACAGTCCAAGGCTGCTCACACAGCTACAATTTAACACCTTAAGTGGCTTAGAGGGTATAATCTAAAATCTCTTACTCATTATCCTGTTTATTTCCTTCATAGCAAGAAGTGCTGGAGGCAATTAActtgttcatttgtctgtttACTGTCTGAAATAAATGTCTAGAATGTCAGctgccaggggcagggggctgggctgTCCTGCTCCCCCTGAAGAAGAGCGAGCTGAAAGAGAATCAGCTGGTCTTGAACAGATTCTACTTTCCAGACCTGGAATAGTGCCTGGTTCATCACATGCACTCAATTTTTGtagaataaatataaaaaccAAATGAGCAATGTCTAATTCATACATTCTTAGAACTCAAAGACTGCATGTATATTTGGTGCCTTGTTATAACATATCActgtaaaaacaaaccaaaaacatgaAGACAACAATCAGTTAAAAGATGCTGTTCAGGCCGCAGCTGGTTGACATCAGGGTggccatcttttctttcctttttttttaaattgaagcactgTTGCTTGAcaatattgtgttactgtcaggtgtacagcacagtgattcaacatctttacattttaaaaaatggttttagtTTTCTAAAAATAGCTATAAGAAAAAATGTGAACCTCTTCAATTAAAATCAGAGTTTGGTATTACACATAAATGAAACCGTGTGGGCTAGATTCTCAAAAATCACTAAGTTAGCAGTGATGGGTACTTTTACCCACAACTCCTTTCTCCACATATTCGTGTATGATTTTCACTGTGAAATGAAGTGACCCTCAAAACAACTCCAAAGCTCCTACGTTTAGTTCCTCATTCTCTAGACACTCACCCCAATACATTCCCGGGGGACCAGCCTCACGAAGTGCAGGGGAGGGCTTTCTACTCACTTGCTGCCACGTCAGCTTCAGTCTCTCGTACTGCTCCTTGCCGTCGTCTGAGCAATCGGAACAAGTAAACCTAAAAAAATTATCACCCTTAAGGTAACTGAGCTGTTCCCTCAGCTGAcctaggagaaaaacaaaaaggcacgTTACAAGTCTGTCCAGAGCAGAGGTAACCCAAAGGTTCAATTTATCCATCATATTCCAAGTTTCCCaggctgttttcctttttttttcagccaaCCCAAGACggcaggatggggtggggaaggcagtaCAGAAGATTTGTATTCTTCCAACATCAAGTGCATGCCAGCTGAGATCTGTTGTTCCCTAACTTTCGGGAGACACTGGAAAAGCAGGTAGGATTGCTCTCACTGGCTACCCAACTGTTAACTTCCCTGACTCCAACAGGTCTCTTCCCACATTCTTCCAAAACATCTCTGAGCTCCCACTGAGCCAGGCACTGGGAACCGGAAACACAACACCCAAGACGACACGGTGCCACTTCCCAGAGGCTCACAAATGCTGTGTGGGCTGCACAGGAGCAAGAAGGTAGTCCCAGCAGCACAGGGGTTCGCTTCCTCACCGTGGGGGGttgttttttgctttaaatatggCTGAGCTGAGCCCACGTGAAATAAACCAACCTCTAGAAGCAGGGCATTTTGGACATTTCCCGAGTGATGCTGATGCTCTGGGAGACGTGAAAACCACTGGAGTGGAACGTGATGGGCGCCGCAGGGCAACGTGAGGGCACACAGAGGTGCCTACCACGGCAGGGagacagcagagctagagaaagtGGGGTGACGGGGCAGGAAGGATGGCTAGAATGGCCAGGTGAAAAGAGGTGCTTGTGTGTTGTGATGGGGCTGGGGAGTGTGGAGGCCAGAGGACATTTAAATGCACTGTCCTAGGGACGAGAAGTGCTTGTGGAGAATTGTAAGTTCACCTGTGCTGCAGCCACGTTGTGTCTATGTGTGGGGACAGGAGGACActaaggagagaggctggagaggCAGCAGGGCCCTCAGGAAGTGTGCTGTGAAACGTATGCTGTGAGGAGTGGGGAAGCCACTGAGACTTTAAGGCAGAACCCTGAATTTATAAGCAGAGACAGCTCGGAAGCAAAAATTAGCTAACATGCAATAAAttttaggtttgttttctgtgaaaatAGTATTAATGTATTAAACTGGTAAGAATAGATACTACATTTGATCTTAGCTGAGAAGTGATTGGTATTCATTTATTAAAGTAACTGTTAATCTGAAGAGTTGAATCCATCTTAAAAACATCCTTACATACCCGAAAACGACCCACTTCAcagtaatatatacatatgtacacatacgtAAATTTCTCTGACCTAGTTACAAGTTCTATTACACAAAATATTCCTCTAGTACATATGTCTTTACTAGTCTCTGCTTAATGGAAAAATCCTGTTGGGTAAGAGTCCTGGTGCCCTGAGAGCTGGAAGCTGACAGCGGAAGAGACTGAGCTGAAGAACTGCGCTGTCAGGAGAGCGCGCGCGTGTGTAACTACTGCCTGCAGATGAAGGAGGCAGCAAGCAGCGAACAGGAAGGGCCCTAGGGCACAAAGCACTGTCACCTGCTAACTCCGACCTTACATCAGCATACCATGCAGTCATTTTCCATGTGAGTTAAGTATCACCAGGGTCATTTTTATGAGCCTAACCTTCAGTTCTATGCTGGGCCTAGAATTTGGCCCCAAATCCACAATAACGTTATCGTGATAGAATAATGTGGCTAATTCTTTAAGTAACACAGGATTTCCAATTTTCTAACTTTTATTGGGTTACAATCAAGACTGTTAATTTAACAAGGTAATGGAGGTTGGCAGTAATATTTAGCAGTACAAATGTGTctatgttttatataattttgcaGTTAATCAACTAAACTAACAATAGATGTAacagttatctttttatttaggTCTATTTTACATTCGTGTTTCTTTCACAGGTTGCAAAAACAAACCTACACATAGGAACTGACAAAGCAAAGGAATTGAGAGGCTCCTTACTGGCCGGGATCCACTTCTGACACTTGTCACAGAAGTAGGACAGCTGCTCCTCCATCCACGACACATCTCCCTCGTCACTGTTGAGCGAATCCCCGCTCTGGTCATGGGACAAGTCCACGGACGCTTGGTCCTCCGATTCAACAATCAGGAGCGTCTCCCCCTCCACctcgccctcctccagcccttccGAGGTCGACGTTCTCGTGGCTTCGTCATCGTGCCGGCTGATCAAGCTGCTCAGGTGGATGTTACTCTCCATCCCTCCTTCTGCAGGTCCAGAGTGCTCCTCGGGGACAATCCTCAGCTCTGGACACCGAGCTTGAAGGGCTCCTAGCAGGATCCTACAACTGCTTCAGAAGAGCATGTGCCCATCTTTACTCAGGGGCTCTTAAAACAACTGTTTAGAATATATGATCCACTGTCCTTTTTTTGATCAAGTCTAAAAGGATAGTGACCAAAAAAAAGCTGAAGATTTCACTAAGCTGTTCACcaacactcactcacacacacacactcaacgcTGTCTGTTCCATCGATATTTCACATTCATTTCAAGTCATGTTTTTTGAGATCCTTTTGCCAACACCACCTTCTCTCTTTCTGCTTCAAGTTGCTCAGTCAGAATAATCTGTTCTCCCAAAAGacgaatgttttcttttttccgaTTTTGCCTTTCAATGTCTCTGATCACTCCGTCACGAAGCCTCTAAAAACGTAAGAAACAGATTTCAGTAACACCCTGAACAGGTGGTTCCCATCCTGGTGCCACTGAAATCCAAAAAACAGTGTTACCAAAATACACTTAAAACTTTTAGATTCCAAGTACCCAATCACTTTTTAACCTTCtgtataaatgtaaatgtaataaaGAAACCATCAAATTAATTTGGTAGGGTGCTACAATTATTACTGAAATGACTTCTACTTTAAGAAATTCCTCATCATTTAGTATAAtgggaaataacaattaaaaaagaaaaaactgccaCTACgctgcattttaaaaagtttaactgATACACGATGCTTTTAAAAACTTGAGTCACCTGAGTAACTGTGAACTACATTCCTATCAGCAATTGTCCTAGACATAATaaacatgagagaaaaaaattattaaaatttgaacaaactgtaAGGATGTAAGAAAGTAAAGAACCCGGCTTCTTGTAGCATGTaaggagaaaaactaaaaattacacAGAATTCCTATCAATTACATAACggggagagaagagggggaaAGAATGTTACTagcagaggaaaaaataaaagcccaTCAATGGTAGTTACTTTGATAAGCACCAGTGACAGGCAGAAAATACCAGAATATGGACCTGGTACATAAGATGAAACTTTTTAAAGCATCAGTTCAGTCACTACTAATAACTAACATTTTATAGTTATAGGTCACAAAATTATAACTTtgggggggtagttaggtttttattcatttatttttatttatttttaatggaggtaccggggattgagcccaggacctcatgcatgctacacacacgccctaccactgagctataccttccccctgacaaaataaattaacttttaaacAGGCAGCCTTGTTTGACAGAATAATGTGGGTAGGGCATgggttatgttttcttttaattaccATTATGTCTATCTTTAAAAATCACCAAGTACCTACTTGCTGGACCTTCTCTAGATCTAGAGGCTCATTCCCCATTTCGGGGGAGCTAGGGAACTTAAGAGTCCTGGGACTGAACGAAACTGAAAACCAACTTTCCTGAAACCCACACTCTTTCAGAGATTTCCAGACAGAAATGGAGGCGCTCACTCCTTGCTTCCCTACCCCCAGCTCTTCCTGTCTCCTACTCCTCACTACACACTCCACCCAGTCCTTGAAGCCCACACTGTCCGCTGGAATCACTCTCCACACTCACCTCTGAggtcctcccttcctttctcagaCTTGAGCACGTGGCACAGACCTTGTTCTCCAGCCACTGCTTGCTACCTTCCTCCAAGTTTCAAGGTCTCTGCTGACTGCCTCACACCGCACATCCTTCCTGGGACACCTTCCTAACGGCCAAGACCTCTAACACCTAGAGCTCTGGCTCCTCGTGCAGTACTGCAGGTTTGGCTGAGTTCCTGTGAGGATTAAAGATGCTGTGTGTACAGTGCTGTAAGTACAGTGCCTGGTATGTGGCAGTCAACAACTGAAGGCAAGAGTCATCTTATTTCTCGCTTCCTTGAACCTTCCAACACATCCACAGTGTCATACCCACTTGACCTACTCGCTCCCACTACAAGAAAGGAAGCCCAAAATGAGTGACTGGGTGTAAAATAAACACAGGTTACTTTGGTTAATCTTCACCTCTAATTTCCAGGTGTCTAAATCTTCCTGTTCTTGCGCTAACTGTGGTTCCCAACCCTGGCTGCATGTTAGAATCCCGGAGCCACTT from Vicugna pacos chromosome 19, VicPac4, whole genome shotgun sequence encodes the following:
- the PET117 gene encoding protein PET117 homolog, mitochondrial produces the protein MSRSSKVVLGLSVVLTAATVAGVHVKQRQDQQRLRDGVIRDIERQNRKKENIRLLGEQIILTEQLEAEREKVVLAKGSQKT